The proteins below come from a single Esox lucius isolate fEsoLuc1 chromosome 7, fEsoLuc1.pri, whole genome shotgun sequence genomic window:
- the ehd2a gene encoding EH domain-containing protein 2, which produces MDKHSKMLEDVNRVTKELKYLYFKKLLPIEKQYGFHHFHSPSLEDSDFDNKPMVLVMGQYSTGKTTFIRYLLDQDFPGSRIGPEPTTDSFTAIMHGEVEGLIPGNALSVDPRMPFRHLNSFGNTFLNRFQCAQLPNQVLESISIIDTPGILTSARRRMSRGYDLPAVLHWFAERSDRIILLFDAHKLEFSDELTRAFGALRGCEDKLRVVLNKADRVDSQQLMRVYGALMWSLGKVFQTPEILRIYIGSLWSQPRLTSDHRQLLELEELDLLADLRNLPHNAAVQKLNDIVKRARLVRAHAHIISHLKQEMPTIFCKESKKHNLIYELPLIFSKIQQQQLVPAGDFPDCAKMQERLIGQDFTKFKTLKPSLMATLDKLLSTDIAKLMPLLHQKELKKATLPGIPDGAFMEINKGHSFEQVTQSRDSGEIQGDDWVVAKDKPKYDEIFYNLCPHEGKLSSTKAKEWMVSTHLPNSVLGHIWKLSDVDGDGLLDDEEFALAFHLIEGKLEGYGLPGQLPAHLVPPSKRLQKGLDC; this is translated from the exons ATGGACAAACACTCAAAAATGCTGGAGGATGTCAATCGAGTCACAAAAGAGCTCAAGTATCTGTACTTTAAGAAGCTCCTACCTATAGAGAAGCAATATGGCTTCCATCATTTCCACTCTCCCAGCTTAGAAGATTCGGATTTTGACAACAAACCAATGGTGCTTGTGATGGGTCAATACTCGACAGGGAAGACTACTTTTATCAG aTATCTCCTTGATCAAGACTTTCCTGGGAGCCGTATTGGTCCAGAGCCAACCACAGACAGCTTCACTGCCATCATGCATGGGGAGGTAGAAGGACTGATCCCAGGGAATGCTCTGTCAGTAGACCCCAGAATGCCCTTTCGCCACCTCAACTCTTTCGGAAACACTTTCCTGAATAG gTTCCAATGTGCCCAGCTTCCAAATCAGGTTCTGGAGAGTATCAGCATTATTGACACACCAGGAATTTTAACTTCCGCCAGGAGGAGAATGAGTCGAG GATATGATTTGCCAGCAGTGCTGCACTGGTTTGCAGAACGTTCAGACCGCATCATCCTTCTGTTTGATGCTCATAAACTGGAATTCTCTGATGAGCTCACCCGGGCCTTCGGAGCTCTGCGTGGCTGTGAAGACAAGTTGCGTGTGGTGCTGAATAAAGCAGACAGGGTTGACTCCCAACAGCTGATGCGAGTGTATGGTGCACTCATGTGGTCTCTGGGGAAGGTCTTTCAAACCCCTGAGATACTACGAATTTACATTGGCTCTCTCTGGTCACAGCCACGTCTGACGTCTGACCACCGTCAACTGCTGGAGCTTGAAGAGCTTGATCTTTTAGCAGACTTGCGGAACCTGCCTCACAATGCTGCAGTACAGAAACTCAATGACATTGTTAAGAGGGCACGCCTTGTTAGG GCCCATGCACATATCATCAGCCATCTGAAGCAAGAGATGCCAACCATTTTCTGTAAGGAGAGCAAGAAACATAACCTGATCTACGAGCTTCCTCTCATCTTCTCCAAGATCCAACAGCAGCAGCTAGTTCCAGCTGGTGACTTCCCAGACTGTGCCAAGATGCAG GAACGACTTATAGGTCAAGATTTCACAAAGTTCAAGACTCTCAAGCCAAGCCTAATGGCTACCTTGGACAAGTTACTGTCCACTGACATTGCTAAACTGATGCCTTTACTACATCAAAAGGAACTGAAGAAGGCTACTCTGCCAGGGATCCCAGATGGAGCTTTCATGGAAATCAACAAGGGGCATTCCTTTGAGCAAGTTACACAGAGTAGGGACAGTGGTGAAATACAGGGTGATGACTGGGTAGTAGCAAAAGATAAACCAAAATATGATGAGATATTTTACAATCTATGTCCACATGAGGGTAAACTAAGCAGCACTAAGGCCAAAGAGTGGATGGTCAGCACTCACTTGCCAAATTCGGTACTTGGCCATATCTGGAAGCTGTCTGACGTGGATGGTGATGGGCTGCTGGATGATGAGGAGTTTGCCCTAGCCTTCCACCTCATTGAGGGAAAGCTGGAGGGCTATGGTCTCCCTGGACAGCTGCCTGCCCACCTGGTGCCACCTTCCAAACGTTTGCAAAAAGGGTTAGATTGTTAG